From one Mycolicibacterium sp. HK-90 genomic stretch:
- a CDS encoding HAMP domain-containing sensor histidine kinase translates to MSDTASAPKPTPEEAVNRAPGLSVRLKLTLSYAGFLMLAGGLLLAVVWVFLLRYVPDRMMIIPGSTDIPLSESVVFPIRSGLLHVFAPKAAAALAFLLVFGLVGGWLLAGWMLAPLNRITEATRVAASGSLAHRIRLSGRRDEFRELADAFDAMLGRLEAHVAEQQRFAANASHELRTPLAITKTLLDVARHDPDRDTGELIDRLRAVNTRAIDLTEALLVLSRADNRSFSSEHVDLSLVAEEATETLLPLAERHGVTIETSGDHSPTIGSPALLLQMATNLVHNAIVHNLPEDGSVWVTTETRPDAVVLTVENTGEKYDPPSVSTLVEPFQRGAERVRNDHGGVGLGLAIVRSIAHAHDGTLTLTPRGDGGLRVRVELPVRHAKVPPVGSSTVGS, encoded by the coding sequence GTGTCGGATACCGCATCGGCACCGAAGCCGACGCCGGAGGAGGCCGTGAATAGAGCCCCTGGTTTGAGCGTTCGCCTCAAACTCACGCTGAGCTATGCCGGGTTCCTCATGCTCGCCGGCGGTCTACTCCTCGCGGTCGTGTGGGTGTTCCTGCTCCGCTATGTGCCCGACCGGATGATGATCATCCCGGGCAGCACGGACATCCCGTTGTCCGAGTCCGTCGTCTTTCCCATCCGGTCCGGGCTCCTGCACGTGTTCGCGCCGAAAGCTGCCGCCGCATTGGCGTTCCTGCTGGTGTTCGGTCTCGTGGGGGGATGGCTGCTGGCCGGCTGGATGCTCGCTCCGCTGAATCGGATCACGGAGGCCACTCGGGTGGCCGCGAGCGGTTCGCTCGCCCACCGAATCCGGCTATCGGGTCGCAGGGATGAGTTCCGCGAACTCGCGGACGCCTTCGACGCCATGCTCGGACGTCTAGAGGCGCACGTCGCCGAACAACAGCGGTTCGCCGCCAACGCCTCCCACGAACTGCGCACCCCGCTCGCGATCACGAAAACCCTTCTCGACGTGGCCCGCCACGATCCCGACCGCGACACCGGTGAACTGATCGACCGCCTTCGCGCCGTCAACACCCGAGCGATCGACCTCACCGAAGCATTGCTGGTGCTCAGCCGCGCCGACAATCGGTCGTTCAGCTCAGAGCATGTCGACCTGTCCCTCGTCGCGGAAGAAGCAACCGAAACGCTCCTGCCTCTGGCAGAACGACATGGCGTCACGATCGAGACCTCCGGCGACCACAGCCCGACCATCGGCTCACCCGCGCTCCTGCTGCAGATGGCGACGAACCTGGTACACAACGCGATCGTGCACAACCTGCCCGAAGACGGATCCGTGTGGGTCACGACCGAGACCCGACCCGACGCGGTGGTGCTCACTGTCGAGAACACCGGCGAAAAGTACGACCCACCATCGGTTTCCACGCTGGTCGAGCCGTTTCAGCGGGGTGCCGAACGCGTACGCAACGACCATGGAGGCGTCGGTCTCGGGCTGGCGATCGTCCGAAGCATCGCCCACGCACACGATGGGACTCTCACCCTGACACCGCGTGGCGACGGCGGGCTCCGTGTCAGGGTGGAACTTCCTGTCCGGCACGCGAAAGTGCCACCCGTCGGCTCCTCGACGGTCGGAAGCTAG
- a CDS encoding response regulator transcription factor produces the protein MRVLVVEDEPYLATAIRDGLRLEAIAADIAGDGDTALELLSINAYDIAVLDRDIPGPSGDEIAERIVAGRSGMPILMLTAADRLDDKASGFELGADDYLTKPFELQELVLRLRALDRRRAHIRPPVRELAGLRLDPFRREVFRDGRYVALTRKQFAVLEVLVAAEGGVVSAEELLERAWDENADPFTNAVRITVSALRKRLGEPWIIATVAGVGYRIGTEADAGGGRE, from the coding sequence ATGCGTGTATTGGTCGTCGAGGACGAGCCCTACCTGGCAACGGCCATCCGCGATGGGCTCCGCTTGGAAGCGATCGCAGCCGATATCGCCGGTGACGGCGACACCGCGTTGGAGCTGCTCAGTATCAACGCCTACGACATCGCCGTCCTCGACCGTGACATCCCCGGACCCTCCGGTGACGAGATCGCCGAACGCATCGTCGCCGGCCGGAGCGGCATGCCGATCCTGATGCTCACCGCTGCCGACCGTCTCGACGACAAGGCCTCCGGTTTCGAACTCGGTGCCGACGACTACCTCACCAAGCCCTTCGAACTCCAAGAGCTCGTCCTCCGGCTCAGGGCGCTCGACCGCAGGCGCGCCCACATCAGACCGCCGGTGCGAGAACTCGCGGGCCTGCGCCTGGATCCGTTCCGCCGCGAGGTCTTTCGCGACGGCCGCTACGTCGCGCTCACCCGAAAACAGTTCGCCGTGCTCGAAGTCCTCGTCGCGGCCGAGGGTGGCGTGGTGAGCGCCGAGGAACTCTTGGAGCGGGCGTGGGACGAGAATGCCGATCCGTTCACCAACGCCGTGCGTATCACGGTCTCGGCCCTGCGCAAACGGCTCGGCGAGCCGTGGATCATCGCCACTGTGGCCGGTGTCGGATACCGCATCGGCACCGAAGCCGACGCCGGAGGAGGCCGTGAATAG
- a CDS encoding DUF2275 domain-containing protein, with product MDCTVAREALSARLDGEREPVPSARVDEHLRDCRECAAWYDRAGALSLQLRDLADGALIGAVSTRESDRAGVLTGPARWLTRHFLTIAIVAIGLAQVGLAAAQAVGVNFGMVAAHHGSANGAHLLNESTAWSAALGIATVAMAFRRRIAPGLACVLVVYCGFLAYYVAADALAGQVTPLRVLSHLPVALAAIVSVLASRATRPSDPSPRARGDDDESPAAAPGRRHLRAADDPAA from the coding sequence ATGGACTGCACGGTGGCACGGGAGGCGCTTTCGGCGCGCCTCGACGGGGAGCGTGAGCCCGTGCCATCCGCGCGCGTCGACGAGCATCTTCGTGACTGCCGCGAGTGCGCTGCCTGGTATGACCGGGCCGGGGCGTTGAGCCTGCAGCTGCGCGACCTGGCCGACGGCGCACTGATCGGCGCGGTGAGCACCCGAGAGAGTGACCGGGCCGGCGTCCTGACCGGCCCCGCACGGTGGTTGACCCGGCATTTCTTGACGATCGCGATCGTGGCGATCGGTCTGGCCCAGGTGGGGCTGGCCGCCGCCCAGGCGGTTGGCGTGAATTTCGGGATGGTTGCGGCGCATCATGGCTCGGCCAATGGCGCTCACCTGCTGAACGAGTCCACGGCGTGGTCGGCGGCGCTGGGCATCGCGACGGTCGCCATGGCGTTCCGCCGCCGGATCGCGCCGGGTCTGGCGTGTGTGCTGGTGGTCTACTGCGGATTCCTGGCCTATTACGTGGCGGCGGACGCGCTCGCCGGGCAGGTGACGCCGCTGCGGGTCCTGAGTCATCTGCCGGTGGCGCTGGCCGCGATCGTGTCGGTCTTGGCCTCCCGCGCGACCCGTCCCAGTGACCCGTCGCCCAGGGCCCGCGGGGACGACGACGAATCACCCGCTGCCGCACCGGGCCGTCGTCACCTCCGCGCGGCGGACGACCCGGCCGCCTGA
- a CDS encoding DUF5134 domain-containing protein has translation MIADLALRWVVTVFFVLSAAECAYAFTRARDRPGSAVSQLLHLAMAVAMLAMAWPRGAELPTAGPTVFFLAAAVWFLAGALRPDRAGGRLVNGYHAAMMTAMAWMYALMNGTFLTQHPEAVVMAGHHMHAMEHGAPQPVWIPVVNGVLTIGFVVAAAAWLYRYFVARRQSPVPSAHFGTLCRAMMAAGMAIMFGVMV, from the coding sequence ATGATCGCCGATCTTGCGCTCCGCTGGGTGGTGACGGTGTTCTTCGTGCTGAGCGCGGCCGAATGCGCCTACGCGTTCACCCGCGCCCGTGACCGTCCGGGTTCGGCGGTGAGCCAGTTGCTCCACCTTGCCATGGCGGTCGCCATGTTGGCGATGGCGTGGCCGCGTGGCGCCGAGCTGCCGACGGCGGGCCCGACGGTCTTCTTCCTGGCCGCCGCCGTCTGGTTCCTCGCCGGAGCGCTGAGGCCAGACCGAGCCGGCGGCCGCCTCGTCAACGGCTACCACGCCGCGATGATGACGGCGATGGCGTGGATGTATGCGCTCATGAACGGCACCTTCCTCACCCAGCACCCCGAGGCAGTCGTGATGGCCGGCCATCACATGCACGCCATGGAACATGGTGCACCGCAACCTGTCTGGATACCCGTCGTCAACGGGGTGCTCACGATCGGGTTCGTCGTCGCCGCCGCGGCCTGGCTGTACCGCTACTTCGTGGCCCGCCGGCAGTCGCCCGTGCCGTCCGCACATTTCGGCACCCTGTGCCGGGCGATGATGGCCGCGGGGATGGCGATCATGTTCGGCGTCATGGTGTGA
- a CDS encoding cytochrome c oxidase assembly protein — translation MARERTLGAVSARWGRVTLLGTVLGCAVVLFACALPLGAQRLDAAGIADPGAATNVARLLGHWTASLAAAVCLGALTWIVTTAAPRDDGRIDAPSFPVHLLAERIAIVWAGAATAMVVICAAADSGIPVTRLVGGPGLGSALTASEAARGWCVTAICAIVLAVGVRFTLRWIGHCVALLPTLIGVIAVPVTGNAGQGPDHDIATSAVIVFAVAVAVWTGTKVVAVGLPASPHHRRVQVLQLTCGAIAIVYGALLATLMLGGSPVMASGYGRAAAVAGVLMTLVWLGDGVVLWTRRSPSRLSDVVSAAAMIVAGAAAALAANSVPPRFTAQEFTTWDIFLGYQLDNPPSALRLMTEWRFDPLIGTAAIVLALCYLVAVARLRRRGDRWQPGRTIAWTLGCAALLIASSSGVRAYGSAMFSVHMGEHMALNMFIPVLLVLGAPVTLALRVLPAATKDQAPGPREWLMWFVHSPVTRFLSHPVTAFVLFVGSLYLVYFTPLFDTLIRYHWGHEFMSVHFLLTGYLYYWGIIGIDPGPRRLPFLGRLGLLFAVMPFHAFFGIATMTMNSALGDTFYRSVNLPWLQSISDDQHLGGAIAWGSSELPVIIVVIALVAQWVRQDRRMGARQDRHSDLGYDDDLDAYNAMLRELSRTRR, via the coding sequence ATGGCACGTGAGCGAACACTCGGTGCGGTCAGTGCGCGGTGGGGACGTGTGACGCTGCTCGGTACCGTCCTCGGCTGCGCCGTGGTGCTGTTCGCGTGTGCCCTGCCGCTCGGTGCGCAGCGCCTGGACGCCGCGGGCATCGCTGACCCTGGTGCCGCCACGAATGTGGCCCGGTTGCTCGGGCATTGGACCGCTTCGCTGGCTGCCGCGGTGTGCCTGGGCGCCCTCACGTGGATCGTGACAACAGCCGCTCCCCGTGACGACGGGCGTATCGATGCGCCGTCGTTTCCGGTGCACCTACTCGCCGAACGCATCGCGATCGTCTGGGCCGGCGCCGCCACCGCCATGGTGGTCATCTGCGCGGCCGCCGATTCGGGAATTCCCGTCACCCGGTTGGTCGGTGGGCCCGGTCTCGGCAGCGCCCTCACCGCGTCGGAGGCCGCGCGTGGCTGGTGCGTGACGGCGATCTGCGCCATCGTGCTGGCCGTCGGCGTGCGGTTCACGCTCCGCTGGATCGGCCACTGTGTCGCGTTGTTACCCACCTTGATCGGAGTGATCGCGGTCCCGGTGACCGGCAATGCCGGACAGGGGCCGGACCATGACATCGCCACCAGCGCCGTGATCGTGTTCGCCGTGGCGGTCGCGGTGTGGACCGGGACCAAGGTCGTCGCGGTGGGGCTGCCGGCAAGCCCGCATCACCGCCGGGTCCAGGTTCTCCAGCTGACCTGCGGAGCAATCGCGATCGTCTACGGCGCGCTGCTGGCGACCCTGATGCTGGGCGGCTCACCCGTCATGGCTTCCGGGTATGGACGCGCCGCGGCCGTTGCCGGGGTGCTGATGACGCTGGTGTGGCTCGGCGACGGCGTCGTGCTGTGGACCCGGCGGTCACCGTCGCGGTTGTCCGACGTGGTGTCCGCGGCGGCGATGATCGTGGCCGGAGCCGCCGCGGCGCTCGCCGCGAACAGCGTCCCGCCCCGGTTCACCGCCCAGGAGTTCACCACGTGGGACATCTTCCTGGGGTACCAGCTGGACAACCCGCCCAGTGCGCTCCGCCTGATGACGGAGTGGCGATTCGATCCGCTGATCGGCACCGCGGCCATCGTTCTCGCGCTGTGCTATCTGGTCGCGGTGGCGAGACTGCGGCGCCGGGGAGATCGCTGGCAGCCGGGCCGGACCATCGCCTGGACTCTCGGTTGTGCGGCCCTGCTGATCGCCTCGAGCTCCGGCGTGCGCGCCTACGGCTCGGCGATGTTCAGCGTCCATATGGGCGAGCACATGGCACTCAACATGTTCATCCCGGTGCTGCTGGTACTCGGGGCACCCGTCACCCTCGCCCTTCGGGTACTGCCGGCCGCCACGAAGGATCAGGCGCCCGGTCCGCGCGAATGGTTGATGTGGTTCGTTCATTCACCGGTGACCCGGTTCCTGTCACATCCGGTGACGGCGTTCGTCTTGTTCGTCGGGTCGCTGTACCTGGTGTACTTCACGCCGCTGTTCGACACCCTGATCCGGTACCACTGGGGTCACGAGTTCATGAGCGTGCACTTCTTGCTGACCGGCTATCTCTACTACTGGGGAATCATCGGTATCGACCCCGGGCCGCGGCGGTTGCCCTTCCTCGGGCGGCTCGGCCTGTTGTTCGCCGTGATGCCGTTCCATGCCTTCTTCGGGATCGCCACCATGACGATGAACTCGGCGCTGGGCGACACCTTCTACCGGTCCGTCAATCTGCCGTGGCTGCAGAGCATTTCAGATGACCAGCATCTGGGTGGCGCGATCGCGTGGGGCTCGAGTGAGTTGCCCGTGATCATCGTGGTGATCGCACTGGTGGCCCAGTGGGTGCGCCAGGACCGCCGAATGGGAGCCCGCCAGGATCGCCACAGCGATCTGGGGTACGACGACGATCTCGACGCCTACAACGCGATGCTGCGAGAACTTTCCCGCACCCGGCGCTGA
- a CDS encoding cation-translocating P-type ATPase, producing MSCGACAARVENKLNKIDGVRASVNFATRVATVEAAPDIGVEELCGVIERAGYQAAPRTETSTSDVDPDAEHARSLLRRLVVAAVLFIPLADLSVMFAVVPDTRFTGWQWVLTALAAPIVTWAAWPFHRSALRNARHGTSTMETLISIGVTAATAWSMYTIFFDHQTSHTAGVWQALLGSDSIYLEVAAGVTVFVLAGRYFEARARSRAGGALRALAALGAKSVTVLLADGSELVLPADELKEGQRFVVRPGEAIAADGLVVSGAAAVDVSAMTGESKPVETREGSSVVGGTVVLDGRLVVEAAAVGPDTRFAGMVRLVEQAQAQKADAQRLADRIAAVFVPGVLLIAAVTAAGWMLVDGDVNRAVSAALAVLVIACPCALGLATPTAMMVASGRGAQLGIFLKGHRALEAIRAVDTVVFDKTGTLTTGQPQVVTVVAAEGWTEDEVLAHAAAVESASEHPVAHAIVTARAGSDAADVENFQAFAGNGVAGSVNGITVAVGRPAWVTRDRVVPANLVAARRDGESQGRTVVFVACGDTVSGAICIADAVKDSAAGAIAQLHAEGMKTMLLTGDNAATAAAIGAAVGIDDVVAEVLPEDKVGAIEKLRDQGRVVAMVGDGINDGPALACADLGLAIGRGTDVAIGAADIILVRDNLDSVPQALGLARATMRTIRGNMIWAFGYNIAAIPIAAAGLLNPLIAGAAMAVSSFLVVSNSLRLRNYGTVQANMFGDPGND from the coding sequence ATGTCGTGCGGGGCCTGCGCCGCCCGCGTGGAGAACAAACTCAACAAGATCGACGGTGTCCGCGCCTCAGTGAACTTCGCCACACGCGTCGCGACGGTCGAGGCCGCCCCGGACATCGGTGTCGAGGAGCTGTGCGGGGTGATCGAGCGCGCCGGCTACCAGGCGGCTCCCCGCACGGAGACGTCGACGAGTGACGTCGATCCCGATGCTGAGCACGCGCGCAGCCTCCTCCGCCGTCTCGTGGTGGCCGCCGTGTTGTTCATCCCGCTCGCCGACCTGTCGGTCATGTTCGCGGTGGTGCCCGACACCCGTTTCACCGGATGGCAATGGGTGCTCACCGCGCTGGCGGCACCGATTGTCACGTGGGCCGCGTGGCCGTTCCACCGGAGCGCCCTGCGCAACGCCCGGCACGGCACCTCGACCATGGAGACGCTGATCTCCATCGGCGTCACTGCGGCCACTGCCTGGTCGATGTACACGATCTTCTTCGACCATCAGACCTCTCACACCGCGGGTGTCTGGCAGGCGCTGCTGGGCAGCGACTCCATCTATCTCGAGGTCGCCGCGGGCGTCACGGTTTTCGTGCTCGCCGGCCGGTACTTCGAAGCCCGGGCTCGCTCCCGGGCCGGGGGAGCGCTGCGGGCGCTGGCGGCACTGGGCGCCAAATCGGTGACCGTTCTGCTCGCCGACGGCAGCGAACTCGTACTGCCCGCAGACGAACTCAAGGAGGGGCAACGTTTCGTCGTTCGCCCCGGTGAGGCCATCGCGGCGGATGGTCTGGTGGTCAGCGGGGCAGCCGCGGTCGACGTCAGCGCGATGACCGGAGAATCGAAACCGGTAGAGACCCGAGAAGGTTCGAGCGTCGTGGGTGGCACCGTGGTGCTCGACGGGCGCTTGGTCGTCGAGGCGGCCGCGGTCGGCCCGGACACCCGGTTCGCGGGGATGGTCCGCCTGGTCGAACAGGCGCAGGCCCAGAAGGCCGACGCGCAGAGGTTGGCCGACCGCATCGCCGCGGTGTTCGTGCCCGGTGTGCTGCTGATCGCCGCGGTCACGGCCGCCGGTTGGATGTTGGTCGACGGCGATGTGAACCGAGCCGTATCGGCCGCCCTGGCCGTGCTGGTGATCGCCTGCCCGTGCGCGCTCGGCCTGGCGACACCCACCGCGATGATGGTGGCCTCGGGTAGGGGCGCGCAGCTGGGAATCTTCCTCAAGGGACACCGCGCGCTGGAGGCGATCCGCGCGGTCGACACGGTGGTGTTCGACAAGACCGGTACCTTGACCACCGGACAGCCTCAGGTCGTCACCGTCGTCGCGGCCGAGGGCTGGACCGAGGACGAGGTTCTCGCCCACGCGGCGGCGGTCGAATCGGCCTCCGAACATCCCGTCGCCCATGCGATCGTCACGGCCCGCGCCGGAAGTGACGCGGCGGATGTCGAAAACTTTCAGGCGTTCGCGGGCAATGGTGTGGCGGGTTCGGTCAACGGAATCACCGTGGCGGTCGGCCGTCCGGCGTGGGTGACCCGCGACCGGGTGGTGCCGGCGAACCTCGTCGCCGCCCGTCGCGACGGCGAATCGCAAGGTCGGACAGTCGTATTCGTCGCCTGCGGCGACACCGTCTCCGGCGCGATCTGCATCGCCGACGCGGTCAAGGATTCGGCCGCCGGCGCCATTGCGCAATTGCATGCCGAGGGCATGAAAACCATGTTGTTGACCGGGGACAACGCCGCGACCGCCGCCGCGATCGGCGCCGCGGTGGGCATCGACGACGTGGTCGCCGAGGTGCTGCCCGAGGACAAGGTCGGCGCGATCGAGAAGCTGCGCGATCAGGGCCGCGTGGTGGCGATGGTCGGTGACGGCATCAACGACGGCCCGGCGCTGGCGTGTGCCGACCTCGGCTTGGCCATCGGCCGCGGCACCGATGTCGCCATCGGCGCGGCCGACATCATCCTCGTCCGCGACAACCTGGACTCGGTGCCGCAGGCGTTGGGCCTGGCCCGCGCGACGATGCGGACGATCCGGGGCAACATGATCTGGGCGTTCGGCTACAACATCGCGGCGATCCCGATCGCCGCGGCCGGTCTGCTGAACCCGCTGATCGCCGGTGCGGCGATGGCGGTGTCGTCCTTCCTGGTCGTCTCGAACAGCCTGCGGTTGCGTAATTACGGCACCGTCCAGGCGAACATGTTCGGCGATCCCGGCAACGACTGA
- the sigC gene encoding RNA polymerase sigma factor SigC: MSVVVTTECGDDHVTRLALAAGRGDSEALEQFIRATQRDVWRTVAYLGDAGSADDLTQETFIRAISALPRFGGRSSARTWLLSIARRVVVDQIRHKQSRPRTQPGVAVEQVLDSYRPVGGFEKMVEIRLLLDGLDPDRRHALLLTQVLGLSYAEAAEVCGCPVGTIRSRVARAREDLIAAAERDDLTG; the protein is encoded by the coding sequence ATGTCGGTGGTTGTGACTACCGAATGCGGCGACGACCACGTTACGCGGCTGGCTCTGGCCGCCGGCCGCGGCGATTCGGAGGCACTCGAGCAGTTCATCCGGGCCACTCAGCGCGACGTCTGGCGAACTGTCGCCTATCTCGGTGATGCCGGGTCGGCCGACGACCTGACGCAGGAAACTTTCATCCGCGCGATATCCGCGCTTCCCCGGTTCGGTGGCCGCTCGTCCGCGCGGACGTGGTTGCTGTCGATCGCCCGGCGCGTGGTCGTCGATCAGATCCGCCACAAGCAGAGTCGTCCGCGCACCCAACCCGGCGTCGCCGTCGAGCAGGTGCTGGACAGCTACCGCCCGGTGGGCGGTTTCGAGAAGATGGTCGAGATCCGTCTGTTGCTGGACGGGCTCGATCCCGACCGGCGCCATGCGCTGCTGCTGACGCAGGTCCTCGGCCTGTCCTATGCCGAAGCCGCCGAGGTGTGCGGCTGCCCCGTGGGCACCATTCGATCCCGCGTGGCCCGAGCCCGCGAAGACCTGATCGCCGCGGCCGAACGGGATGACCTGACGGGCTAG
- a CDS encoding PepSY domain-containing protein: MGETPSTATDDSATAPVAEVSAPKAGAAGPFRAFLLRLHFYAGIFVGPFLLIAAISGGLYAIAPSIEQIVYRDHLRTAGSGDMLPVSQQVRFAQATRPELTVTAVRPATSPGETTWVMFDDPALGESERHAVFIDPVTGASPGELTVYGSSGALPLRTWIDQLHRSLHLGEPGRVYSELAASWLWLIALAGVFLWWSRYRRMSRRGDTTARLLVPDRSVRGRVRTLNWHGAVGIWIAVGLLFLSATGLTWSRFAGDNITALRTALSWTTPSVSTALGGPPDAEMPGHDGHHGASVPDTADRGGRPRVEDIDRVLQAARDAGVVGKVEVSIPLRTGTGTGTAFTVAQTRQPWVMSNNAVAVDGSSGTITDTSWFADWPLAAKLSAWGIQLHMGLLFGLASQLLLLALAAALVTVIVRGYLLWWQRRPTTGARPVGRAPRRGVLTGLPPAAAVLVVFGAAAVGWFVPLLGAGLAAFVAVDAVIGWWQRHRQDQSI; the protein is encoded by the coding sequence ATGGGCGAGACCCCGTCGACAGCGACAGATGACAGCGCGACGGCACCGGTCGCGGAGGTGTCAGCCCCGAAAGCCGGCGCCGCGGGGCCGTTTCGCGCGTTCCTTCTGCGCCTGCACTTCTACGCCGGCATCTTCGTCGGCCCGTTCCTGCTGATCGCCGCCATCAGTGGCGGGCTCTACGCGATCGCGCCCTCCATCGAACAGATCGTCTATCGCGACCACCTGCGAACGGCCGGCAGCGGGGACATGTTGCCGGTGTCCCAGCAGGTTCGGTTCGCCCAGGCCACCCGGCCCGAACTGACGGTGACCGCGGTACGGCCGGCCACCAGTCCCGGGGAGACCACCTGGGTGATGTTCGACGATCCGGCACTGGGGGAGTCGGAACGTCACGCCGTGTTCATCGATCCGGTCACGGGGGCCTCGCCCGGCGAGCTCACGGTGTATGGCAGCAGCGGTGCGCTACCACTGCGCACCTGGATCGATCAGTTGCACCGCAGCCTGCATCTCGGTGAACCCGGCCGCGTGTACAGCGAACTCGCGGCGTCGTGGCTGTGGCTGATCGCGTTGGCCGGCGTGTTCCTGTGGTGGAGCCGATACCGGCGGATGTCGCGCCGCGGCGATACCACTGCCCGGCTGCTGGTGCCCGACCGCTCGGTTCGGGGACGGGTGCGGACACTGAACTGGCATGGCGCGGTCGGGATCTGGATCGCGGTGGGATTGCTGTTCCTGTCGGCGACGGGCCTGACGTGGTCGCGGTTCGCCGGCGACAACATCACCGCTCTGCGCACGGCACTGTCGTGGACGACGCCGTCGGTGTCGACCGCACTCGGTGGCCCGCCGGACGCCGAAATGCCGGGCCACGACGGACATCACGGCGCCTCGGTACCCGACACCGCCGACCGCGGGGGCAGGCCACGGGTGGAGGACATCGACCGTGTGCTCCAAGCCGCGCGGGACGCTGGTGTGGTCGGCAAGGTCGAGGTGAGCATTCCCCTCCGGACCGGCACCGGCACCGGCACCGCCTTCACCGTCGCGCAGACCCGGCAGCCCTGGGTGATGTCGAACAATGCGGTGGCCGTGGACGGGTCGTCCGGAACGATCACCGACACTTCGTGGTTCGCGGACTGGCCGCTGGCCGCCAAACTCTCGGCGTGGGGCATCCAGTTACACATGGGCCTGCTGTTCGGCCTCGCCAGCCAGCTCCTGCTGCTCGCCCTGGCGGCCGCATTGGTCACCGTGATCGTGCGCGGCTACCTGCTGTGGTGGCAGCGCCGTCCCACCACCGGCGCACGCCCGGTGGGCAGGGCGCCACGTCGCGGGGTGCTCACCGGCCTGCCACCTGCCGCGGCGGTGCTCGTGGTGTTCGGGGCGGCCGCTGTCGGTTGGTTCGTTCCGCTGCTGGGCGCCGGACTGGCCGCCTTCGTCGCTGTCGACGCCGTGATCGGGTGGTGGCAACGCCACCGGCAGGATCAGTCGATCTAG